A window of Hyperolius riggenbachi isolate aHypRig1 chromosome 1, aHypRig1.pri, whole genome shotgun sequence contains these coding sequences:
- the LOC137559206 gene encoding gastrula zinc finger protein XlCGF57.1-like: protein MRSDQQSAKEGDMKRTIKEEEEETYMRSDQQSAKEGDMKRTIKEEEEETYISSDQQSTKEGDMIRITKEEVEETYVRGDQKSMEEGDMMRTIKEEKYENYMWSDQQSMEEGVMIRTIKEEEEEETYVRSDQQSMEDGVIMRKIKEEEEETYVGSDQQSMEEGVIMRTNKEEEEERTYVGIDQSMQDGDMMRTSKEEHNVTEGRAARSPGIRNLSEPPLSGSTDCITDDDVIGQESPVDILVIPNIPPDAPYLSVLKGPHAKLCSPTARGSFSCSTCGKCFVRKTELVKHERSHTGEKPYSCSECGKCFDHKSLFARHERSHTGEKPYSCAECGKGFVQKSNLIRHEKSHTGEKPYSCAECGKCFIGKSDLVTHERSHTGVKPYSCTECGKCFGHKISLVSHMRSHTGEKPYSCTKCGKCFIWKSYLVIHERSHTGEKPYTCAECGKCFGGKGNLVSHKRFHTGEKPYLCAECGECFIRKSYLVAHERSHTGEKPYSCAECGKCFGGKGSLVRHERSHTSEKPYPCAECGKCFKRKSDLVRHKKSHTGEKPFSCTECGKCFGNKGNLIRHERSHTGEKPLT from the exons atgaggagtgatcagcagtctgccaaggagggtgacatgaagaggacaattaaagaggaagaagaagagacgtatatgaggagtgatcagcagtctgccaaggagggtgacatgaagaggacaattaaagaggaagaagaagagacgtatattagcagtgatcagcagtctaccaaggagggtgacatgataagGATAACTAAAGAGGAagtagaagagacatatgtgaggggtgatcagaaaTCTATGgaagagggtgacatgatgaggacaattaaagaggaaaaaTATGAGAATTATAtgtggagtgatcagcagtctatggaggagggggtcatgataaggacaattaaagaggaggaagaagaagagacatatgtaaggagtgatcagcagtctatggaggatggTGTCATAATGAggaaaattaaagaggaagaagaagagacatatgtgggaagtgatcagcagtctatggaggagggggtcataatgaggacaaataaagaggaagaagaagagaggaCATATGTGGGGATTGATCAGTCTATGCAGgatggtgacatgatgaggacaagtaaagaggagcaCAATGTTACAGAGGGCAGAGCAG cgcggagtcctggcatcaggaacctctcagagccgCCTCTCTCTGGATCCACAGACTGcataacggatgatgatgtcatcggacaagagtctcctgtggATATCCTGGTcatcccaaatattcccccagacgccCCTTACTTGTCTGTCCTTAAGGGGCCTCATGCCAAGCTGTGCTCTCCCACTGCTAGAGGGTCTTtttcctgttccacatgtgggaaatgttttgttcggaaAACAgaacttgtcaaacatgagagatctcacactggtgagaagccctactcatgttctgagtgtgggaaatgttttgaccataAATCACTGTTTGCcagacatgaaagatctcacactggtgagaagccctattcatgtgctgagtgtgggaaaggttttgttcagaaatcaaaccttatcagacatgaaaaatctcacactggtgagaagccctattcctgtgcagagtgtgggaaatgttttatagggaaatcagaccttgtcacacatgagagaagtcacactggtgtgaagccttattcatgtactgagtgtgggaaatgttttgggcataaaatATCCCTTGTTTCTCAcatgagatctcacactggtgagaagccttattcatgtactaaatgtgggaaatgttttatatggAAATCataccttgtcatacatgagagatctcacactggtgagaagccctatacatgtgctgagtgtgggaaatgttttggaggtaAAGGAAACCTTGTGAGTCATaagagatttcacactggtgagaagccctatttatgtgctgagtgtggggaatGTTTTATAAGGAAATCATACCTTGtcgcacatgagagatctcacactggtgagaagccctattcatgtgctgagtgtgggaaatgttttggaggtaaaggcagccttgtcagacatgagagatctcacactagcGAGAAGCCatatccatgtgctgagtgtgggaaatgttttaaaaggaaatcagaTCTTGTCAGACATAaaaaatctcacactggtgagaagcccttttcatgtactgagtgtgggaaatgttttggaaataaaggaaaccttatcaggcatgagagatctcacactggtgagaagcccctgACTTAG